A portion of the Gossypium arboreum isolate Shixiya-1 chromosome 8, ASM2569848v2, whole genome shotgun sequence genome contains these proteins:
- the LOC108468233 gene encoding LOB domain-containing protein 29-like → MTGAGSPCGACKFLRRRCVKGCVFAPYFSHEQGATHFAAIHKVFGASNVSKLLTHLPVNERCEAAVTISYEAQARLQDPIYGCVSHIFALQQQVVNLQAQLACLKEQAASSTFINGTSGSGNPNNVLLQSWFHNNSTMAAPNLNPNLSENGFLDPNSLVNYESSSVISSSSGEDRSSFNAFGEAVPCSMASFEEQWSNFQDVDDFQSMAFGFVHHS, encoded by the exons ATGACTGGTGCTGGTTCCCCTTGTGGTGCTTGTAAGTTCTTAAGAAGAAGATGCGTTAAAGGCTGCGTTTTTGCACCTTATTTTAGCCATGAACAAGGTGCTACCCATTTTGCAGCCATTCATAAAGTCTTTGGTGCAAGCAATGTTTCAAAACTACTCACTCATCTCCCTGTAAATGAACGTTGTGAAGCTGCTGTTACTATCTCATATGAAGCTCAAGCTAGGTTACAAGATCCCATCTATGGCTGCGTTTCTCATATATTTGCTCTTCAACAGCAG GTTGTGAATCTGCAGGCACAACTTGCTTGTCTCAAAGAACAAGCAGCTTCTTCTACTTTTATTAATGGCACCTCTGGTTCTGGAAACCCTAATAATGTTCTTCTTCAAAGCTGGTTTCATAATAACTCAACCATGGCAGCACCCAACTTGAACCCGAATCTCTCTGAAAATGGGTTTTTGGATCCGAATTCGTTAGTGAATTATGAGAGTTCATCGGTGATTTCATCATCATCAGGTGAGGACCGATCTTCGTTTAATGCTTTTGGGGAGGCTGTCCCTTGTTCCATGGCTTCCTTTGAAGAACAATGGAGTAATTTCCAGGATGTTGATGACTTTCAATCAATGGCTTTTGGCTTTGTTCATCACTCATGA